The following coding sequences are from one Caballeronia sp. Lep1P3 window:
- a CDS encoding transcriptional regulator: protein MTTVTLGMASRDDITRSFAAAMRGEEQGEFISFATPELLLRTLTQLRWDILKKMTGAGAMSIRELARRVDRDVRRVHDDVLALINVGVLERSDNGDIIFPYDAIHVDFTLQAEAA, encoded by the coding sequence ATGACCACGGTAACGCTCGGGATGGCCTCCCGCGACGACATCACCCGAAGTTTCGCAGCCGCAATGCGTGGCGAAGAACAGGGCGAATTCATCAGCTTCGCTACGCCCGAACTGTTGCTCAGGACTCTGACTCAGCTGCGCTGGGACATCCTCAAGAAGATGACAGGCGCGGGCGCAATGTCGATTCGAGAACTTGCCCGGCGCGTCGATCGCGATGTCCGCCGCGTGCATGATGACGTTCTCGCGCTAATCAATGTTGGCGTCCTGGAACGTTCGGACAACGGCGACATCATTTTTCCCTACGATGCTATCCACGTTGATTTCACGTTACAGGCCGAGGCGGCTTGA
- a CDS encoding DUF6516 family protein → MMVLTWLTTAARVVIIVNMNAIRLLKRRVPVDEQSFAALLVWKVPQPVEGSAHFYKYSAAYIERNVCVLRYDNERGKGDHKHVGEVETPYAFTTPEQLMADFWSDVDQWRAAQ, encoded by the coding sequence ATGATGGTGTTGACATGGTTGACAACAGCGGCGCGCGTTGTCATCATTGTCAACATGAATGCAATCCGCCTCTTGAAACGCCGTGTCCCGGTCGATGAGCAGTCCTTTGCGGCCTTACTTGTCTGGAAGGTTCCGCAACCGGTCGAGGGCAGCGCACACTTCTACAAATATAGTGCCGCGTACATCGAGAGGAACGTATGCGTTCTTCGTTACGACAACGAACGCGGGAAGGGCGACCATAAGCATGTCGGTGAAGTCGAGACGCCCTATGCATTCACGACGCCGGAACAGCTTATGGCTGATTTCTGGTCAGACGTAGACCAATGGAGGGCAGCACAATGA
- a CDS encoding IS5 family transposase — protein sequence MRGADTFTESLFSFRKLDDFVPASHPLRSIRVMANEALAKMDRLFSEMYEVDIKGGRPSIAPEKLLRAMLIQILYSVRSERQLMEQVQYNLLFRWFVGLAMDDVVWVPTVFTKNRERLIKHDAVIKFFNEVVAIAEKKDLLSGEHFSVDGTLIQAWAGHKSFVRKDRDDQDNDDGSAGDFKGSKRSNETHQSKTDPDARLYRKGKTASQLRYMGHTLTDNRHGLVVNARVTHADGHAEREAAKIMINDARQAAEDANAEITLGADKGYDAQEFIEACQQMKVTPHVAQNTSGRRSAVADAIASSLGYSISQRKRKLIEQGFGWAKTVGRMRQVMVRSLEKVDQMFVLNMAAYNLVRMRSLGQVRP from the coding sequence ATGCGCGGCGCCGACACGTTCACTGAGAGTTTGTTTTCCTTTCGCAAGCTCGACGACTTCGTTCCGGCGTCGCATCCGCTGCGCTCGATTCGCGTCATGGCGAACGAAGCGCTCGCCAAGATGGATCGGCTGTTCTCCGAGATGTACGAGGTCGACATAAAAGGTGGACGGCCGAGCATCGCGCCGGAGAAGCTGCTGCGGGCAATGCTGATTCAGATCCTCTACAGTGTCCGCTCGGAGCGACAATTGATGGAGCAGGTGCAATACAACCTCCTGTTTCGCTGGTTCGTCGGCTTGGCAATGGATGATGTGGTGTGGGTGCCCACCGTGTTCACGAAGAACCGCGAGCGGTTGATCAAGCACGACGCGGTCATCAAATTCTTCAACGAAGTGGTGGCCATTGCCGAGAAGAAGGACCTGCTCTCAGGTGAGCACTTCAGCGTGGACGGCACCTTGATTCAGGCGTGGGCGGGCCACAAGAGCTTCGTGCGCAAGGACCGTGACGATCAGGACAACGATGACGGCAGCGCGGGCGACTTCAAAGGCAGCAAGCGCAGCAACGAGACGCATCAGTCCAAGACTGATCCTGATGCGCGGCTCTATCGCAAAGGCAAAACGGCCAGCCAATTGCGGTACATGGGCCATACGCTGACCGATAATCGGCACGGCCTGGTGGTCAACGCTCGCGTGACACACGCTGATGGGCATGCCGAGCGTGAAGCGGCCAAGATCATGATCAACGATGCGCGGCAAGCGGCAGAAGATGCGAACGCAGAAATCACGCTGGGTGCAGACAAGGGTTACGACGCACAGGAATTCATTGAAGCCTGCCAGCAAATGAAGGTCACCCCGCACGTTGCGCAAAACACTTCTGGGCGGCGTTCAGCGGTGGCCGACGCGATTGCATCAAGCCTGGGCTATTCCATTTCGCAGCGAAAGCGCAAGTTGATCGAACAAGGCTTCGGGTGGGCCAAGACCGTGGGGCGCATGCGCCAAGTGATGGTGCGTAGTTTGGAGAAGGTTGACCAGATGTTCGTGTTGAACATGGCCGCCTATAACCTCGTGCGCATGCGGTCACTGGGACAAGTCCGCCCATAG